The proteins below are encoded in one region of Thermodesulfovibrio thiophilus DSM 17215:
- the rpe gene encoding ribulose-phosphate 3-epimerase, translating to MTLIAPSILSADFGRLAEEVKLAEQAGADLIHIDVMDGSFVPNITIGPLIVEAVKKVTDLSLDVHLMIANPEKYIDAFVKAGADIVTVHVEASQHLHRTVWQIKEYGVKSGVSLNPATPLCSVEEIIKDVDLILIMSVNPGFGGQKFIPFSIDKLSRAKKMILSCGSSAVIEVDGGVKLENAKEIVNAGADILVMGSAFFDQKDYKIFMKKLREQLDEN from the coding sequence TTGACACTTATAGCGCCATCAATACTTTCTGCTGATTTTGGAAGACTTGCTGAAGAGGTAAAACTTGCCGAACAAGCAGGTGCAGACCTGATTCATATTGATGTTATGGATGGAAGTTTTGTTCCAAATATAACAATAGGACCTCTAATAGTAGAAGCAGTGAAAAAAGTAACTGATTTATCACTTGATGTTCATTTAATGATTGCAAATCCTGAAAAATATATCGATGCTTTTGTCAAAGCAGGAGCAGACATTGTTACTGTCCATGTTGAAGCTTCCCAACATCTGCACAGAACAGTATGGCAGATAAAAGAATATGGTGTTAAATCAGGCGTATCTTTAAATCCTGCGACTCCTCTCTGTTCAGTTGAAGAAATCATTAAAGATGTTGACTTGATTTTGATTATGTCTGTTAATCCAGGGTTTGGAGGGCAGAAGTTTATTCCTTTTTCAATTGATAAGCTTAGCAGGGCAAAAAAAATGATTCTCTCATGTGGTTCATCCGCAGTTATAGAAGTTGATGGAGGAGTTAAGCTTGAAAATGCAAAAGAAATTGTCAATGCAGGAGCAGATATTCTGGTTATGGGTTCGGCATTTTTTGATCAAAAAGATTATAAAATATTCATGAAAAAATTGAGAGAACAATTAGATGAAAATTGA
- the rsmB gene encoding 16S rRNA (cytosine(967)-C(5))-methyltransferase RsmB, with translation MVYKSPRQKALEILTAVLDKKKSLKSVLTDSVFSEFNKSDRAFLIELVYGVLRNLYFIDYLLEEFFQKKGGLSSYTVNNLRCALYQLIFMHIPEYAATSEAVNAEKLFNGKPGVVNAILRNFLRKYSNKTFDNLLKSDNFNDKAHYLSVKHSHPQWLVRRWLNRFSPEDVEAFLKANNEKAPFTIAVKPEERQEITDYLNKKGFKTEFTKTVPSGLIVEGQRHEIIKNLKEASFFWIIQDEASQLVCFFVDPGEGLNVLDACSAPGGKTLLIAALMKEGRIVCTEHNQERFKMLTENIERVKKFFPDVKIEPKLADIYSLGVNNLDNTNFDRILLDAPCSSTGVIRRNPDVRYRVSEQEIERLSKNQENLLEKVSSFLAQNGILVYSVCSTEPEEGEIIINNFLQKHNEFSRIKILRTYPHKDGTDAFFIAKLLKNRVVQTL, from the coding sequence ATGGTTTATAAATCACCAAGACAGAAAGCATTAGAGATTTTGACTGCTGTTCTGGATAAAAAGAAATCCTTAAAATCAGTGCTCACAGATAGTGTTTTTTCAGAATTTAACAAATCTGATAGAGCTTTTTTGATAGAACTTGTCTATGGTGTCCTTAGGAATTTATATTTTATTGATTATTTACTTGAAGAGTTTTTTCAGAAAAAGGGAGGATTATCTTCTTATACAGTTAATAATTTAAGATGTGCATTATATCAACTAATTTTTATGCATATACCAGAATATGCAGCAACCAGTGAAGCAGTAAATGCTGAGAAACTGTTCAATGGAAAGCCAGGAGTGGTAAATGCTATACTGAGAAATTTTTTAAGAAAATATTCGAATAAAACATTTGATAACCTTCTTAAGTCAGATAACTTTAACGATAAAGCTCATTATCTTTCAGTTAAACACTCTCATCCACAATGGCTTGTCAGACGATGGTTAAATAGATTTTCCCCAGAAGATGTAGAGGCATTTCTTAAAGCGAATAATGAAAAAGCTCCTTTCACAATTGCTGTAAAACCAGAAGAAAGACAGGAAATAACAGACTATTTAAATAAAAAGGGATTTAAAACAGAGTTTACAAAAACTGTTCCTTCAGGCCTGATAGTAGAAGGACAGAGGCATGAAATAATAAAAAACCTTAAGGAGGCTTCTTTTTTCTGGATTATTCAGGATGAGGCTTCTCAGCTTGTGTGTTTTTTTGTTGATCCAGGTGAAGGACTGAATGTGCTTGATGCGTGTTCGGCTCCTGGAGGGAAAACACTGCTTATTGCGGCATTAATGAAAGAAGGTAGAATTGTCTGCACTGAACATAATCAAGAAAGATTTAAAATGCTAACTGAAAACATAGAACGAGTTAAAAAATTTTTCCCGGATGTGAAAATCGAACCAAAACTTGCAGATATTTATAGTTTGGGAGTAAATAACCTGGATAATACCAATTTTGACAGAATTCTGCTTGATGCTCCATGCTCATCAACTGGAGTTATCAGAAGAAATCCTGATGTCAGATATAGAGTAAGTGAGCAGGAGATTGAAAGACTCTCCAAGAATCAGGAAAACTTGCTTGAAAAAGTTTCATCTTTTTTAGCACAAAATGGAATTCTTGTATATTCAGTATGTTCAACAGAACCAGAAGAGGGGGAAATAATTATAAATAATTTTTTACAGAAACATAATGAATTTAGTAGGATAAAAATATTACGGACTTATCCGCATAAGGATGGTACAGATGCTTTTTTTATTGCAAAACTGTTGAAAAACAGAGTAGTTCAAACTCTATAA
- a CDS encoding PASTA domain-containing protein, with the protein MKKFLYTVGVIIAGFIAGYMFLTLLVSGGTVEVPDLSGKDIVQANQILKEKGLYIRIDGEEYSEAPTGTVSRQTPPAGTSIKKGREIGVVVSKGLRFTVLPDVRELSYEEAEKVLNEKSIPIEKVIKIHSEKYPENIVIAQRPEPQEGGKSIKLIISLGKKEE; encoded by the coding sequence ATGAAAAAATTTTTATATACAGTTGGAGTAATAATCGCTGGTTTTATTGCTGGTTATATGTTTCTAACTCTTCTAGTTTCTGGAGGTACAGTAGAAGTTCCTGATTTAAGTGGGAAAGATATTGTTCAGGCAAATCAGATACTTAAAGAAAAAGGACTTTACATAAGAATTGATGGAGAGGAATATTCTGAGGCTCCTACTGGGACAGTTTCAAGACAGACTCCACCTGCTGGAACCAGTATAAAAAAGGGAAGAGAAATTGGAGTAGTTGTAAGCAAAGGCTTAAGGTTTACAGTTTTGCCTGATGTAAGAGAACTGTCTTATGAAGAGGCTGAAAAAGTTTTAAATGAAAAATCTATTCCAATAGAGAAGGTTATCAAGATTCATTCAGAAAAATATCCTGAAAATATAGTTATTGCTCAAAGACCTGAACCACAGGAAGGTGGGAAGTCTATAAAATTGATTATAAGTCTTGGGAAAAAGGAGGAATAA
- a CDS encoding tetratricopeptide repeat protein, whose product MKIEQVIQKAERLRLDGYFKESLRLWTRVYKRAIKNNLIEITLDSLIVLGDLSRIIGNFKNAELYYNEAIELSDILQNQLAKADALTGLCLAKKATGSWRDALQLIRHARRIYKNNKDKKGIAFSYWAEGTIWRFGGRIKKSLEYFYIAQTEFKKLKDKKALAYAYCGIGGSSRVYGSYEDSMKYYKMANQIFNELGDRFGIAYSFCGIGNAFRMLNDFNKAEKNFKEALNLYAKIGDIVSSSYTLWSMAMLNILKKQYTIALHYIEKAEKNFKKCEDSRGLIYCKLLRGIIIYLKRKKKIAIKYFSEALKKAMEYDFALEKKYAQGFLNGKYSIPYNIP is encoded by the coding sequence ATGAAAATTGAACAGGTAATACAAAAAGCTGAAAGATTACGATTAGACGGTTATTTTAAGGAATCTCTCAGGTTATGGACAAGAGTATATAAGAGGGCAATTAAGAATAACCTTATTGAGATTACTCTTGATTCTTTGATAGTTCTTGGAGACCTGAGCAGAATAATTGGTAACTTCAAAAATGCTGAACTTTATTACAATGAAGCAATAGAGCTTTCAGATATTTTACAGAATCAGCTTGCTAAGGCAGATGCTTTAACAGGACTTTGTCTTGCAAAAAAGGCAACTGGTAGCTGGAGAGATGCTTTGCAACTGATAAGACATGCAAGAAGAATTTATAAAAATAATAAAGACAAAAAAGGCATTGCTTTTAGCTACTGGGCAGAAGGAACTATATGGAGATTTGGTGGAAGAATAAAGAAGTCATTAGAGTATTTTTATATAGCTCAGACAGAGTTTAAAAAGCTTAAAGATAAAAAGGCTCTGGCATATGCTTACTGTGGAATTGGTGGAAGTTCAAGAGTTTATGGCAGTTACGAAGATTCAATGAAATATTATAAAATGGCTAATCAAATATTCAACGAACTTGGAGACAGATTCGGAATAGCTTACTCTTTTTGTGGTATTGGAAATGCTTTCAGAATGTTGAATGATTTTAATAAAGCTGAAAAAAATTTTAAAGAAGCATTAAACCTTTATGCTAAAATTGGTGATATTGTAAGTTCATCCTATACTTTATGGAGCATGGCAATGCTGAATATTTTAAAGAAACAATATACAATAGCTCTCCACTACATAGAAAAAGCTGAAAAAAATTTTAAAAAATGTGAAGATTCAAGAGGTTTGATTTATTGTAAACTCCTCAGAGGCATTATTATTTATCTTAAAAGAAAAAAGAAAATTGCTATAAAATATTTTTCAGAGGCATTAAAAAAAGCGATGGAATACGATTTTGCTCTTGAAAAAAAATATGCACAGGGTTTCCTGAATGGTAAATATTCTATTCCTTACAATATTCCATAA